The DNA sequence GCTGCAGCGCGACAGGTTCGAGCCGATCAACCAGTGGCTCGCCGAGTGGGGCGATCAGCTCACCGGCGGAGAGGTCCTGGCCAACCAGTTCCAGCTGCAGCTGTTCTGCCGGGCTTTCCAGGCCCGCTTCCACGACGAGTTCGACCAGCTGGTGTTCCCGGTGGTGACCCGCCTTCCGCTGCGGGTCGGGGAGTTCGCCGACCTGGAGCCAGCCCACACGTGGGCCGCGGTCAAGCACTACGTCGGTGTCACCCCGCTGATCAACGCCACCGGCCAGCCCGCGGTGTCGCTCCCGGTGCACCGCGACGTCGCCACCGGACTGCCGATCGGCATCCAGCTGGTCGGCCGCTTCGCCGACGAGGCCGGCGTGCTGCGCCTGGCCGGCCAGCTGGAATCGGCCCGGCCGTGGCACGACGATCGCCCGCCGGGCGTCACCTGACGACGCTGGGTGCGCGCCGCCACGGGGATGCGCTACTCGACCGGAGCGCCCTCGGGCGTGCCCCCGCGTGGGTTGACCCACACGGTCTTGACGTTGCAGAACTCCTGCGCTCCCAGCCAGCCGAGTTCCCGGCCGTACCCGGAGTCCTTCACCCCGCCGAACGGGAGTCGCGGATCGGACGTCACGATGTCGTTGACGAACACAACGCCGGACTCGACCTGCGCGGCGAGCCGTTCGCCACGGCCGACGTCCCGGGTCCAGATGGACGCGCCCAGCCCGTACCGTGACGAGTTCGCCAGCGCCACGGCCGCCTCCTCGTGTTCGGCGTCCATCACGACAGCGAACGGACCGAACGTCTCCTCCGTGCACGCAGGTGCTTCGGCGTTCGAGTCGCGGATGATCGTCGGCTGGTAGAAGAATCCGGGCCGGTCGAGTGGTTCCCCGCCGATCAGCAGCGACCCGCCGTCGTGGTGGGCGAGGGTGCGCTGCACCTGGTCGTGCAGCGTGTCACGCAGGTCGTCGCGAGCCAGGGGCCCGATCGCGGTGCCCTCGTCCATCGGGTCGCCGACCGCCATGGCCTCGACCTCGGCGCGGAAGCGCTCCAGGAAGTCCTCGTAGACGTCGCGGAGCACGATGAACCGCTTCGCGGCGATGCAGCTCTGTCCCGAGTTCTGCATGCGAGCCTTCGCCGCCGACCGGGCGGTCTGTTCCAGGTCGGCGTCGGCGAGCACGATGAACGGATCCGACCCGCCGAGTTCCAGCACGGTCTTGCGCAAGTGCTGTCCGGCGGTCGAGGCGACGGCGCGCCCAGCCCGGTCGCTGCCGGTGAGGGTCACCCCGCGGATGCGGTCATCGCCCATGATCTCGGCGAGCTCGTCGTGGTCGACCAGCAGCGCCTCGAAGCCCCCGTCGGACAGACCCGCGTGGTGGAAGATCTCCTCGATCGCCAGCGCACACCCGGTGGTGTTCCGCGAGTGGCTCAGCAGCGCCACGTTCCCCGCGGCGAGGTTCGGCACGGCGAAGCGGAACACCTGCCAGAAGGGGAAGTTCCACGGCATGATCGCCAGGACCGGCCCGATCGGGTCGTACCGCACGTACGAGCTGTGCGCGTCGGTGTGGACGGTGCGGGGCGCCAGGTAGCCGCCCGCCGCGTCCACGTAATGGCGGCACAGCCACACGCACTTGTCGATCTCGGCGCGCGACTGGGTGATCGGCTTGCCCATCTCGCGGGTGATCAGCTCGGCGTACTCATCGCGGCGCGCGTCCAGGCGGTCGGCGGCCGCGGCGAGGACCTTCACACGGTCGTCGACGGTGACGGGCCGCCACTCCTCGATCCAGAACGTCCAGGCGCGGGCCAGCTTCCAGGCGACCGCATCGTCATCGTGGGTCTGGTACGTCTCGAGTTGTTCGCCGGTCGCCGGGTTGATCGTCGTGATCACCGCTGCACCCTCCATCGTGTCCCCACGTCCATCCAACGGCGTGACAGCGTCGCCCTCAACCGTGGCCGGTGAGCTTCCGGACGTGCGCGGCGGCGGTCGAGGCAGTTGCCGCATCACCAGCTGTCCGGCACGGTAGGCGTCACAGCCAGCCCGCGGAGCCAACGTGGCCGTCGACCCGTTCCTCGCTGCCTGCCGCGGCGAGCCCCACGACCGGGTCCCGGTGTGGTTCATGCGTCAGGCGGGCCGCTCGCTCCCCGAGTACCGCCGCATCCGTGAACGCCATGCGATGCACGAGGTGATCGCCACGCCGGATCTCGCGGTGGAGGTGACCCTGCAGCCGGTGCGCCGCTACAACGTGGACGCCGCCATCCTGTTCTCCGACATCGTCACGCCACTGCAGGCGATCGGTGTGGGCATCGAGCTCCGCGAGGGGATCGGCCCGGTGATCCGAGAGCCGTTCCGCCGGCCAGCGGACGTCCAGCGGCTACGGCCCCTGGAACCCGACGAGGACATCGCCTACGTGCTCGAGACCGTCCGGACGCTGGCCTCCGAGCTGGACGTGCCGCTGATCGGTTTCGCCGGCGCCCCGTTCACCCTGGCCAGCTACCTGATCGAAGGTGGCCCTTCGAAGAACCACGCGACCACCAAGGCACTGATGTTGGGCGCCCCCGCAACCTGGCACGCGCTGGTCGAACGGCTCGCGGACATCACGTCCGCGTCGCTGCGGGCCCAGGTTGCGGCGGGAGCCCAGGCGATCCAGCTGTTCGACTCCTGGGCCGGGGCACTGACCCCCCAGGACTACGCCCAGTCGGTCCTGCCCGTCACCCGCCGTGTCCTGGAAGGCCTGTCCGACCTCGCCGTTCCCCGCATCCACTTCGGGGTCGCAACCGGCGAGCTCCTGGTGCTCCTCGCCGAGGCGGGGGCCGACGTGGTCGGTGTCGACTGGCGGGTCCCCCTCGACACCGCCCGGGCCCGCTTGGCAGGCCGCACGGTCGGCGTCCAGGGCAACCTCGACCCGGCCGTGTGTCTCGCCCCGTGGCACGTGGTGGAGGCCCGCACGCGCGATGTGCTGCGCCGTGCCGGCGGCTCTCCCCGCCACATCTTCAACCTCGGCCACGGAGTGCTCCCCGACACCGACCCGGCAACGCTGGCACGGGTCGCCGACCTCGTCCACCACGAGGGCATGGTCCGCACGACGTCGGACACCGACGCGCTCGCAAGCGGTGGCGGGGCGCGCTCGCCCGCCGACCCCGGTCGAGGTGGCCGTGCCACCTGACCACCGCGTCGCCGTGATCGGGGGCGGCATCACCGGCCTGACGGCCGCGTGGACGTTGTGCACCGCTCCCAACCCCCCGCATGTCACCCTCCTCGAGGCGGGACCGCGGCTGGGGGGGAAGCTGCACACCGAGCAGATCGACGGCGTGACGATCGAACTCGGCGCCGACGCGTTCGTGGGACACGCCGAGCCCCTGGAACTGCTACGCGAGGTCGGCTTGGGAGACGAGCTCGTCGCTCCCGACACGCGCGAGGTGTGGATCCGGTTCGGCGGCCGGTTGCACCCTCTGCCCGCCGGGCTCGTCCTGGGCGTCCCCACGCGGCTCGTGCCGCTGACTCGCTCGTCGCTGATCAGCCGCGGCGGCACGGCCCGGGCGGCGCTGGACCTGATCCTGCCGCGCCAACGCGACGTCGATGAACGATCGGTCGCTGCGCTGATCGCGCACCGGTTCGGTCGCGAGGTGCTCGAGCGTCTCGTCGAGCCGTTCCTCGCCGGGGTGTACGCGGGCGACGTCGACCAGCTCGAGGTCGCAGCAGCCACCCCCGACCTGGCCGCGGCCGCCCGCACCGGGCGGAGCCTGATGCGAGCGCTGGGCCGAGCTCGGGCAGCCTCCGGCGGCCCGACGTTCCGCAGCGTGGCGGGCGGCTTGCGCCGGTTGGTCGAGGCCTTGGCCGGGGCGCCGGGGCTGGATGTGCACATCGACAGCGTCGTGCGACGGCTGGAACCGTCCGGTGACGGGTACGTCCTCGAGCGCCCCGGCGGCTGGGATCACGCCGATGCGGCGATCGTCGCGGTGCCCGCCCCGGCCGCGGCTGCGCTGCTCCGGCACGCCGCACCGGTCGCGGCCGCCGAGCTGGACGCCATCCCCTACGCCTCCGTGGCCACCATCACGCTGGTGTACCCGCCCGGGAGCGCTCGGCTGGTGGGCAGCGGTGTGCTCGTTCCCCGGGTCGAGGAAGGGCTGGTCAAGGCGGCCACCTGGGTCAGTCAGAAGTGGGCGGGGCGCGTCGACGACGGCCGCATCGTGATCCGCGCGTCGGTTGGTCGTCACGGCGACGACGCGGCACTGCAGCTCGACGACGAAACCCTGGTGCTGGCGGTGCACCGCGAGCTGCACGACCTGGCGGGATCGGCGGCCTTGCCGGTCGCCTGGCGGGTGACACGCTGGAGGACGGCGTTACCGCAGTACGTGATCGGCCACCGCAACCGGGTGGCGCGGGTGCGCGCCGCGACACGGCAGCTGCCGGGTGTGGAGCTCGCCGGTGCTGCATACGAGGGGGTGGGCATCGCCGCGTGCGTCCGACAGGGGCGCCACGCTGCCGCCCGACTGCTCGCCCGGCGCTGACGCGGC is a window from the Actinomycetota bacterium genome containing:
- a CDS encoding NAD-dependent succinate-semialdehyde dehydrogenase; the protein is MEGAAVITTINPATGEQLETYQTHDDDAVAWKLARAWTFWIEEWRPVTVDDRVKVLAAAADRLDARRDEYAELITREMGKPITQSRAEIDKCVWLCRHYVDAAGGYLAPRTVHTDAHSSYVRYDPIGPVLAIMPWNFPFWQVFRFAVPNLAAGNVALLSHSRNTTGCALAIEEIFHHAGLSDGGFEALLVDHDELAEIMGDDRIRGVTLTGSDRAGRAVASTAGQHLRKTVLELGGSDPFIVLADADLEQTARSAAKARMQNSGQSCIAAKRFIVLRDVYEDFLERFRAEVEAMAVGDPMDEGTAIGPLARDDLRDTLHDQVQRTLAHHDGGSLLIGGEPLDRPGFFYQPTIIRDSNAEAPACTEETFGPFAVVMDAEHEEAAVALANSSRYGLGASIWTRDVGRGERLAAQVESGVVFVNDIVTSDPRLPFGGVKDSGYGRELGWLGAQEFCNVKTVWVNPRGGTPEGAPVE
- the hemE gene encoding uroporphyrinogen decarboxylase codes for the protein MAVDPFLAACRGEPHDRVPVWFMRQAGRSLPEYRRIRERHAMHEVIATPDLAVEVTLQPVRRYNVDAAILFSDIVTPLQAIGVGIELREGIGPVIREPFRRPADVQRLRPLEPDEDIAYVLETVRTLASELDVPLIGFAGAPFTLASYLIEGGPSKNHATTKALMLGAPATWHALVERLADITSASLRAQVAAGAQAIQLFDSWAGALTPQDYAQSVLPVTRRVLEGLSDLAVPRIHFGVATGELLVLLAEAGADVVGVDWRVPLDTARARLAGRTVGVQGNLDPAVCLAPWHVVEARTRDVLRRAGGSPRHIFNLGHGVLPDTDPATLARVADLVHHEGMVRTTSDTDALASGGGARSPADPGRGGRAT
- the hemG gene encoding protoporphyrinogen oxidase, whose protein sequence is MPPDHRVAVIGGGITGLTAAWTLCTAPNPPHVTLLEAGPRLGGKLHTEQIDGVTIELGADAFVGHAEPLELLREVGLGDELVAPDTREVWIRFGGRLHPLPAGLVLGVPTRLVPLTRSSLISRGGTARAALDLILPRQRDVDERSVAALIAHRFGREVLERLVEPFLAGVYAGDVDQLEVAAATPDLAAAARTGRSLMRALGRARAASGGPTFRSVAGGLRRLVEALAGAPGLDVHIDSVVRRLEPSGDGYVLERPGGWDHADAAIVAVPAPAAAALLRHAAPVAAAELDAIPYASVATITLVYPPGSARLVGSGVLVPRVEEGLVKAATWVSQKWAGRVDDGRIVIRASVGRHGDDAALQLDDETLVLAVHRELHDLAGSAALPVAWRVTRWRTALPQYVIGHRNRVARVRAATRQLPGVELAGAAYEGVGIAACVRQGRHAAARLLARR